The Halosimplex litoreum genome has a window encoding:
- a CDS encoding DedA family protein — MASLDSTRRSRLRGFAEDYGLIVVAGFFFLLAVAGAVLFVFGDEQFAQRIIDTYGLPALLPIFVLEGAMLLYFAPSEALVPGAIEFLATEPSGYQWPTIAAIFVVATVGATLGQVALFQLAKRGGREWLLQKPWFRIDESKLDRFDRWFDRWGKWAVPVSNALLFTRGMLTVPAGVAEIDTREFAVLSAAGTVVFEAWLALAYHYAVSLGLLDFF; from the coding sequence ATGGCATCACTGGACTCGACCCGTCGGTCCCGGCTGCGCGGGTTCGCCGAGGACTACGGGTTGATCGTCGTCGCCGGCTTCTTCTTCCTGCTGGCGGTCGCCGGCGCCGTCCTGTTCGTCTTCGGCGACGAGCAGTTCGCCCAGCGGATCATCGACACCTACGGCCTGCCCGCCTTGCTCCCCATCTTCGTCCTCGAAGGCGCGATGCTGCTGTACTTCGCGCCCAGCGAGGCGCTCGTGCCCGGCGCCATCGAGTTCCTCGCCACCGAGCCCTCGGGGTACCAGTGGCCGACGATCGCGGCCATCTTCGTCGTCGCCACCGTCGGCGCGACGCTGGGCCAGGTCGCCCTGTTCCAGCTCGCCAAACGGGGCGGCCGCGAGTGGCTGCTGCAGAAACCGTGGTTCCGTATCGACGAGTCGAAACTCGACCGCTTCGACCGCTGGTTCGACCGCTGGGGCAAGTGGGCCGTGCCCGTCAGCAACGCCTTGCTGTTCACCCGCGGCATGCTCACGGTCCCCGCCGGCGTCGCCGAGATCGACACCCGCGAGTTCGCGGTCCTCTCGGCGGCCGGCACCGTCGTCTTCGAGGCCTGGCTCGCGCTGGCCTACCACTACGCCGTCTCGCTCGGGCTGCTCGACTTCTTCTGA
- a CDS encoding GNAT family N-acetyltransferase: MSASVFLQGGGVSLRPVEEADYDFFQRNANHPDVRPGFGGGRPASADDVAGRVEEMQDDDEAETFLVCAEGPRADDSADEADGSPTRVGEVFLFDLYDGRGSVELGYWIAPAHQGNGYATAAAELAVDYCLIERRLHKVNARVLAFNDGSRAVLEKLGFEREGCRRDDFYVAGEYVDADLYGLLADEWDGLGAADSGRSA, from the coding sequence ATGTCCGCTTCTGTCTTCCTCCAGGGCGGCGGCGTCTCGCTGCGCCCCGTCGAGGAGGCCGACTACGACTTCTTCCAGCGCAACGCCAACCATCCCGACGTACGCCCCGGTTTCGGCGGCGGTCGACCCGCGTCTGCCGACGACGTCGCCGGCCGCGTCGAGGAGATGCAGGACGACGACGAGGCAGAGACGTTCCTCGTCTGTGCCGAGGGCCCCAGAGCCGACGATTCGGCAGACGAGGCGGACGGCTCGCCGACCCGCGTCGGCGAGGTGTTCCTCTTCGACCTGTACGACGGTCGCGGGAGCGTCGAACTGGGGTACTGGATCGCGCCGGCTCACCAGGGCAACGGCTACGCCACCGCCGCAGCGGAGTTGGCCGTCGACTACTGTCTCATCGAGCGCCGGCTCCACAAGGTGAACGCGCGCGTCCTCGCGTTCAACGACGGGTCGCGTGCGGTGCTGGAGAAACTCGGCTTCGAGCGCGAGGGGTGCCGTCGCGACGACTTCTACGTCGCGGGCGAGTACGTCGACGCCGACCTGTACGGACTCCTCGCCGACGAGTGGGACGGTCTGGGCGCCGCAGACTCGGGGAGGAGTGCCTGA
- a CDS encoding GNAT family N-acetyltransferase, with protein sequence MPGPVFLRGDRVTLRPPEDEDLDFLQRNHNDPAVRRSMPRVHPQNREATREEYVEGGDGTVGLLVCDGDGANPDRLGFCALFDIERTSGRGEVGAWLAPEARGEGHATEALSLLVDYAFAERRLERLNAGRLATNGRSAALLDRLGFVAEGRRRGYYFVGGERVDRVEYGLLGDEWDGA encoded by the coding sequence ATGCCCGGGCCGGTCTTCCTCCGTGGCGACCGCGTCACGCTCAGACCGCCCGAAGACGAGGACCTCGACTTCCTCCAGCGGAACCACAACGACCCCGCCGTCAGGCGGTCGATGCCGCGGGTCCACCCCCAGAACCGTGAGGCGACCCGCGAAGAGTACGTCGAGGGCGGCGACGGGACGGTCGGACTACTGGTCTGCGACGGCGACGGGGCAAACCCCGACCGTCTGGGGTTCTGCGCGCTGTTCGATATCGAGCGGACCTCAGGCCGTGGGGAGGTCGGCGCGTGGCTCGCCCCCGAGGCCCGGGGTGAGGGGCACGCGACCGAGGCCCTCTCGCTACTGGTCGACTACGCCTTCGCCGAGCGGCGGCTCGAACGCCTGAACGCCGGTCGGCTGGCGACCAACGGCCGGTCGGCGGCGCTGTTAGATCGGCTCGGCTTCGTCGCGGAGGGTCGCCGCCGCGGGTACTACTTCGTCGGCGGCGAGCGCGTCGACCGCGTCGAGTACGGCCTGCTCGGCGACGAGTGGGACGGCGCGTAG
- a CDS encoding competence/damage-inducible protein A, whose amino-acid sequence MEVALVTVGDELLAGDTENTNATWLARQLTERGATVTRMLTVPDDRTLIARWVGDFADSFDAVIVTGGLGDTPDDVTVEAVADAFDRDLTVQPEVRDRIAEKARQFREEDPEYYETHDFDLDLDETAALPEGARPLQTAESFNPGCVVENVYVFPGFPEELRVMFDSVAAEFGGDAVSASVETATPEGALKDVLAGARERFDVAVGSYPARRGKPGRVKVTGTDPATVERAVEWVDERVADVESDPDSGE is encoded by the coding sequence ATGGAAGTCGCGCTCGTCACTGTCGGCGACGAACTGCTCGCGGGGGACACGGAGAACACGAACGCGACGTGGCTGGCTCGCCAGCTCACCGAGCGCGGTGCCACGGTCACACGGATGCTCACCGTCCCGGACGACCGCACACTGATCGCCCGGTGGGTCGGCGACTTCGCCGACTCGTTCGACGCCGTGATCGTCACCGGCGGGCTGGGCGACACGCCCGACGACGTGACGGTCGAGGCCGTCGCCGACGCGTTCGATCGAGACCTGACGGTCCAGCCCGAAGTGCGCGACCGGATCGCCGAGAAGGCGAGACAGTTCCGCGAGGAAGACCCCGAGTACTACGAGACCCACGACTTCGACCTGGACCTCGACGAGACGGCGGCGCTACCCGAGGGCGCCCGGCCGCTCCAGACGGCCGAGAGCTTCAACCCCGGCTGCGTCGTCGAGAACGTCTACGTCTTCCCGGGGTTCCCCGAGGAGCTACGGGTGATGTTCGACTCGGTAGCAGCGGAGTTCGGGGGCGACGCCGTCTCCGCGTCGGTCGAGACCGCGACGCCCGAGGGCGCGCTGAAGGACGTGCTCGCCGGCGCGCGCGAGCGGTTCGACGTGGCGGTCGGGAGCTACCCCGCCCGTCGCGGCAAGCCCGGTCGGGTGAAGGTGACCGGGACCGACCCCGCGACGGTCGAGCGCGCCGTCGAGTGGGTCGACGAGCGGGTCGCCGACGTCGAATCCGACCCCGACTCCGGTGAGTGA
- a CDS encoding adenosylhomocysteinase, producing MTEPITERVDDPETARESGRRKMEWARQHMPICESLRADFEESQPFADEVVGMAMHVEAKTAILAELLAVGGAEVAITGCNPLSTHDDVSVALDAVEGVTSYAERGVGDEAYYAAIEAVIEHEPTITVDDGMDLVAAIHEDYPELIDSIVGGCEETTTGVHRLRAMDDDGELAYPMFAVNDTPMKRLFDNVHGTGESSLASIAMTTNLSWAGKTVVVAGYGHCGKGVAKKASGQNADVVVTEVEPRRALEAHMEGYDVLPMAEAAAEGDVFITTTGNRDVIVDEHFEDMQDGVLLANAGHFDVEIDLDALSEMAVDSYEARDGVQAYELADGRRLNVLAEGRLVNLATPIALGHPVEVMDQSFGVQAVCVRELVESGEEYEPGVHDVPDRLDKEVAEIKLAAEGVEFDALTETQAEYMGSWQHGT from the coding sequence ATGACCGAGCCGATCACCGAGCGCGTCGACGACCCCGAGACGGCACGGGAGTCCGGCCGCCGGAAGATGGAGTGGGCGCGCCAGCACATGCCGATCTGCGAGTCGCTGCGTGCCGACTTCGAGGAGAGCCAGCCGTTCGCCGACGAGGTCGTCGGCATGGCGATGCACGTCGAGGCCAAGACCGCGATCCTCGCGGAACTGCTCGCCGTCGGCGGTGCCGAGGTCGCCATCACCGGCTGTAACCCGCTGTCGACCCACGACGACGTGAGCGTCGCCCTCGACGCCGTCGAAGGCGTCACCTCCTACGCCGAGCGTGGCGTCGGCGACGAGGCGTACTACGCCGCCATCGAGGCGGTCATCGAGCACGAGCCGACGATCACCGTCGACGACGGGATGGACCTGGTCGCGGCGATCCACGAGGACTACCCGGAACTCATCGACTCCATCGTCGGCGGGTGCGAGGAGACGACGACCGGCGTCCACCGCCTGCGTGCGATGGACGACGACGGCGAGCTCGCCTACCCGATGTTCGCCGTCAACGACACGCCGATGAAGCGGCTGTTCGACAACGTCCACGGCACCGGCGAGTCCTCGCTGGCGTCGATCGCGATGACGACCAACCTCTCGTGGGCCGGCAAGACCGTCGTCGTCGCCGGCTACGGCCACTGCGGCAAAGGCGTCGCGAAGAAAGCCAGCGGCCAGAACGCCGACGTGGTCGTCACGGAGGTCGAGCCCCGCCGCGCGCTGGAGGCGCACATGGAGGGCTACGACGTACTCCCGATGGCCGAGGCCGCCGCCGAGGGCGACGTGTTTATCACGACCACCGGCAATCGCGACGTGATCGTCGACGAGCACTTCGAGGACATGCAGGACGGGGTCCTGCTGGCCAACGCCGGCCACTTCGACGTCGAGATCGATCTCGACGCGCTCTCCGAGATGGCGGTCGACAGCTACGAGGCCCGCGACGGCGTGCAGGCCTACGAGCTGGCCGACGGCCGTCGGCTGAACGTCCTCGCCGAAGGGCGGCTGGTCAACCTCGCGACGCCGATCGCGCTGGGCCACCCCGTCGAGGTGATGGACCAGAGCTTCGGCGTCCAGGCCGTCTGCGTCCGCGAACTGGTCGAGTCCGGTGAGGAGTACGAGCCGGGCGTCCACGACGTGCCCGACCGGCTGGACAAGGAGGTCGCGGAGATCAAGCTGGCGGCGGAGGGCGTGGAGTTCGACGCGCTGACGGAGACCCAGGCGGAGTACATGGGCTCCTGGCAGCACGGGACGTAG
- a CDS encoding response regulator, with protein MTAVIEDIAAATENAPASSDESIDVVCVDDDRDYLDLTAAHLSEHDDLTVRTETAPADALDYLDAVDCVVSDYDMPGTNGLEFLSEVRERAPTLPFVLFAGSERADIAEGFPESTWTEFLRKDNPAVTMSILAGRIRRLVHHHRTMRTAERSLTAIEATGDAVAVVGPDGAFAFVNRVFASRFGTAPDDLLGHPWRECFPDDEVERLESTALETVRDDWQWTGGTVCETDGGDTFTAQTRLAGLDDGSLVFCLTGSGE; from the coding sequence ATGACAGCCGTGATAGAAGACATCGCTGCGGCGACGGAGAACGCACCGGCGAGCAGCGACGAGTCGATCGACGTGGTCTGCGTCGACGACGACCGCGACTACCTGGACCTGACAGCGGCCCACCTCTCCGAACACGACGACCTGACGGTCCGGACCGAGACGGCGCCGGCCGACGCGCTCGACTATCTCGACGCCGTCGACTGCGTCGTCAGCGACTACGACATGCCCGGGACGAACGGCCTCGAGTTCCTCTCGGAGGTGCGCGAACGGGCACCGACGCTGCCGTTCGTCCTCTTCGCCGGGTCCGAACGGGCCGACATCGCCGAGGGGTTCCCCGAGTCGACGTGGACCGAGTTCCTCCGGAAGGACAACCCCGCGGTGACCATGTCGATCCTCGCCGGGCGGATCCGACGGCTCGTTCACCACCACCGCACGATGCGGACCGCCGAGCGCAGCCTGACCGCCATCGAGGCCACCGGCGACGCCGTCGCCGTCGTCGGCCCCGACGGCGCGTTCGCGTTCGTCAACCGGGTGTTCGCCAGCCGCTTCGGTACCGCTCCCGACGACCTGCTCGGCCACCCGTGGCGCGAGTGTTTCCCCGACGACGAGGTCGAGCGCCTCGAATCCACCGCGCTGGAGACCGTCCGCGACGACTGGCAGTGGACCGGCGGCACCGTCTGTGAGACCGACGGCGGCGACACCTTCACCGCACAGACCCGCCTCGCCGGCCTCGACGACGGCTCGCTCGTGTTCTGTCTCACCGGCTCGGGGGAGTAG
- a CDS encoding HalOD1 output domain-containing protein: MAVQEPGEQISIDVIETIADVTGTDPLTMEPPLYEVVDTDALDALYESGASATVEFEYDGHSVVVDGDGTVTVDGAGGA; encoded by the coding sequence ATGGCAGTGCAAGAGCCCGGCGAGCAGATAAGCATCGACGTGATCGAGACGATAGCCGACGTGACCGGGACCGACCCGCTGACGATGGAGCCGCCGCTGTACGAGGTCGTGGACACGGACGCGCTGGACGCGCTCTACGAGAGCGGTGCGAGCGCGACCGTGGAGTTCGAGTACGACGGCCACAGCGTCGTCGTCGACGGCGACGGAACCGTCACCGTGGACGGCGCGGGAGGGGCCTGA
- a CDS encoding PAS domain S-box protein has translation MDAGSLRDAVTGWGVADRGSTIARGGAGRVPGRPSGVGAVFVAVAVATLAAVTGLVTVDVAPSLRSAGPLAGLLGTGLLGLAVSGDRDDGVAELVADVERVRDGEDVTFETDRADGLGDLAEAVEGLAEDLRECERERSLQERVIESAPVGITVADVTEPDEPLVAVNDRFEALTGYDESECLGRNCRFLQGEDTDEEAVARLRRAVDDEATATVELRNYRADGTEFWNRVRLAPVADDDGEVTHYVGFQEDVTDRVERQAELDRERSLLDSIFDQVPIHLYVKDRDGRYERVSSAYLEAAYDWDPERVVGQTDPELFDDELAAESHADDLRVVETGDPIVGKEEYVPDVEEWNLTTKVPWRGPDGAVRGLFGVSQKITERKQRERDLARYREYTDEILDAIDDVFYVLDADGDVVRWNETLTEVTGYDDAEIDDMQATDFVVEADREAVERGIANIDDLAGVPLEARFETKGGEVIPFEIVASPMENPDGERVVSGIARDITERKAAEERLRDRERRLQEYREYTEDVLDAIDDVFYVFDDTGAIQRWNDTVAEVTGYDDETIAEMHGTDFFPEHAREDVVEAIGSVFEDGEERVDAPVLTSDGEEIPYEFVASMLETPDGDAVLVGIGRDVSERKARERELRATKERMQKFVETSPVGVVATDPEGTITLWNDAMADIFGWSAPETLGEPYPAVPADRDDEIRQRVLAGESFRQVERERIRKDGERIDISLSTAPIRDDQGEVTELVGYVEDITDRKERERELERTKDLLQQAGRIAAIGGWELDLTGSEREMTWTDELYRLHGIAPDTDIDLETAVGFYHPDDRERIRGYFRRAVEVGESYDMEVRLETDESLRWVRAIGEPVRDDDGEVVRVRGSIQDITAQKERELALQSLHEATRDLLGVETDAETAELVVDTAQSVLDVAGVAVYLLDDTANHLDAVACSEGFERLCDAAPVGAGAADSLLWNTYVTGTPTVFDDTGTVAESQVFGSAVSGGLLVPVGDHGVFVVATEDRAVGGSTRQLAETLVATTEAAFDRLASERTLRERDAELAEQNARLRRQIGITDLIRRIDQSLIQAESREAIEAAVCDRLVESDDVAFAWIGGLDAAGERVEPSAWAGEGAEYLDAVDLALGGDEPAARTAAAEAPTVVGNVVDDLQREDWRKAALAREFHSVVSVPLAFEEYFYGVLTVYASEPDDFGDLEREVFAELGENIAHSISAVETQRALHTDQRVELSLSFDAGDDVLGRLARTADCSVAFEGLATDSESETGLFLTTAGASVESVTDALDALVSVGDYRLVGEPAVDGDGADGGADAETSALFEVTVDGDSLPAALVRHGADPRSLRADPDGIEAVVDVSAATEVRAFVEMLGETHPGVELTSRRTVDRSDDRERRAGSAFEALTDRQLEVLRTAYYAGFFEWPRTSTGEDVAEMLDVSQPTVNRHLRVGQQRLLDRLFDEHTVAADAD, from the coding sequence ATGGACGCAGGTTCGCTCCGCGACGCCGTCACAGGCTGGGGCGTCGCGGACAGGGGGAGTACCATCGCCAGAGGGGGGGCCGGACGCGTTCCGGGTCGGCCGTCGGGCGTCGGTGCCGTGTTCGTCGCGGTCGCAGTCGCCACGCTCGCGGCGGTCACGGGACTCGTCACCGTCGACGTGGCCCCGTCGCTCCGGTCGGCCGGTCCACTCGCCGGCCTTCTGGGGACGGGGCTGCTCGGGCTCGCGGTGTCGGGCGACCGCGACGACGGGGTCGCCGAACTGGTCGCGGACGTCGAACGGGTCCGCGACGGCGAGGACGTGACCTTCGAGACCGACCGGGCGGACGGCCTGGGCGATCTCGCCGAGGCCGTCGAGGGCCTGGCCGAGGACCTCCGCGAGTGCGAGCGCGAGCGATCGCTGCAGGAACGAGTCATCGAGTCGGCGCCGGTCGGGATCACGGTCGCCGACGTGACCGAACCGGACGAGCCGCTGGTCGCCGTCAACGACCGGTTCGAGGCGTTGACCGGCTACGACGAGTCGGAGTGTCTGGGTCGCAACTGTCGGTTCCTCCAGGGCGAGGACACCGACGAGGAGGCGGTCGCGCGGTTGCGGCGGGCGGTCGACGACGAGGCGACGGCGACGGTCGAACTGCGCAACTATCGGGCCGACGGCACCGAGTTCTGGAACCGGGTCCGGCTGGCGCCCGTGGCGGACGACGACGGCGAGGTGACCCACTACGTCGGCTTTCAGGAGGACGTGACAGATCGGGTCGAGCGGCAGGCGGAACTCGACCGCGAGCGGTCGCTGCTCGATTCGATCTTCGATCAGGTGCCGATCCACCTCTACGTCAAGGATCGGGACGGTCGCTACGAACGGGTCAGCAGCGCCTACCTCGAGGCGGCCTACGACTGGGACCCCGAGCGGGTCGTCGGCCAGACAGACCCCGAACTGTTCGACGACGAGCTGGCCGCGGAGAGCCACGCCGACGACCTCCGGGTCGTCGAGACGGGCGACCCGATCGTCGGCAAGGAGGAGTACGTGCCGGACGTCGAGGAGTGGAACCTCACGACGAAGGTGCCCTGGCGCGGCCCCGACGGGGCGGTCCGGGGGCTGTTCGGCGTCTCTCAGAAGATCACCGAACGCAAGCAGCGCGAGCGCGACCTCGCGCGGTACCGAGAGTACACCGACGAGATCCTCGACGCGATCGACGACGTGTTCTACGTGCTCGACGCCGACGGCGACGTCGTCCGGTGGAACGAGACGCTCACCGAGGTGACCGGCTACGACGACGCCGAGATCGACGACATGCAAGCGACGGACTTCGTCGTCGAGGCCGACCGCGAGGCGGTCGAACGCGGGATCGCGAACATCGACGATCTGGCGGGCGTCCCGCTGGAGGCTCGCTTCGAGACGAAAGGGGGTGAGGTGATCCCCTTCGAGATCGTCGCTTCGCCGATGGAGAATCCGGACGGCGAACGGGTCGTCTCCGGTATCGCTCGCGACATCACCGAACGCAAAGCCGCCGAGGAGCGACTGCGCGACCGCGAGCGCCGGCTGCAGGAGTACCGCGAGTACACCGAGGACGTCCTCGACGCGATCGACGACGTGTTCTACGTGTTCGACGACACCGGAGCGATCCAGCGCTGGAACGACACCGTCGCGGAGGTGACCGGCTACGACGACGAGACGATCGCCGAGATGCACGGGACCGACTTCTTCCCCGAGCACGCCCGCGAGGACGTGGTCGAGGCGATCGGGTCGGTCTTCGAGGACGGCGAAGAGCGCGTCGACGCGCCCGTGCTGACCAGCGACGGCGAGGAGATCCCCTACGAGTTCGTCGCCTCCATGCTGGAGACCCCCGACGGCGACGCCGTCCTCGTCGGTATCGGTCGGGACGTCTCCGAGCGGAAGGCCCGCGAGCGGGAACTGCGCGCGACCAAAGAGCGCATGCAGAAGTTCGTCGAGACGTCGCCGGTCGGGGTGGTCGCGACCGATCCGGAGGGGACGATCACCCTGTGGAACGACGCGATGGCCGATATATTCGGCTGGTCGGCCCCGGAGACGCTGGGCGAACCGTACCCCGCGGTGCCCGCCGACCGCGACGACGAGATCCGCCAGCGCGTCCTCGCCGGCGAGTCGTTCAGACAGGTCGAACGCGAGCGCATCCGCAAGGACGGCGAGCGTATCGACATCTCGCTGTCGACCGCGCCCATCCGAGACGACCAGGGGGAGGTCACCGAACTCGTCGGGTACGTCGAGGACATCACCGACCGGAAAGAGCGCGAACGCGAGCTCGAGCGGACGAAAGACTTGCTCCAGCAGGCCGGCCGTATCGCCGCTATCGGCGGCTGGGAGCTCGATCTCACCGGATCCGAGCGGGAGATGACCTGGACGGACGAGCTCTACCGGCTCCACGGGATCGCACCGGACACGGACATCGACCTGGAGACCGCCGTCGGGTTCTACCACCCCGACGACCGCGAGCGCATCCGCGGGTACTTCCGGCGCGCCGTCGAGGTCGGCGAGAGCTACGACATGGAGGTGCGCCTGGAGACCGACGAGTCGCTCCGCTGGGTGCGCGCCATCGGCGAGCCCGTCCGCGACGACGACGGCGAGGTCGTCCGTGTTCGCGGTTCCATCCAGGACATCACCGCGCAGAAGGAGCGCGAACTCGCCCTGCAGTCGCTCCACGAGGCCACGCGGGACCTGCTGGGCGTCGAGACCGACGCCGAGACGGCCGAACTCGTCGTCGACACCGCCCAGTCCGTGCTCGACGTAGCGGGGGTCGCCGTCTACCTGCTCGACGACACGGCCAACCACCTCGACGCCGTCGCCTGCTCGGAGGGATTCGAGCGGCTCTGCGACGCGGCGCCGGTCGGCGCCGGCGCGGCGGACTCGTTGCTGTGGAACACGTACGTCACCGGGACGCCGACGGTGTTCGACGACACCGGGACCGTCGCCGAGTCGCAGGTGTTCGGCTCGGCGGTCAGCGGGGGGTTGCTCGTCCCGGTCGGCGACCACGGCGTGTTCGTCGTCGCCACCGAGGACCGGGCGGTCGGCGGGTCGACCCGCCAGCTCGCGGAGACGCTCGTCGCGACGACCGAGGCGGCCTTCGACCGCCTGGCCAGCGAGCGGACGCTCCGTGAGCGCGACGCCGAACTCGCCGAGCAGAACGCCCGGCTGCGCCGCCAGATCGGGATCACCGACCTCATCCGGCGGATCGACCAGTCGCTCATCCAGGCCGAGTCCCGCGAGGCCATCGAGGCGGCGGTCTGCGACCGCCTCGTCGAGAGCGACGACGTGGCCTTCGCGTGGATCGGCGGCCTCGACGCGGCGGGCGAGCGCGTCGAACCGTCGGCCTGGGCCGGCGAGGGTGCCGAGTACCTCGACGCGGTCGATCTCGCGCTCGGCGGCGACGAGCCCGCCGCCAGGACGGCCGCCGCCGAGGCGCCGACGGTCGTCGGCAACGTCGTCGACGACCTCCAGCGAGAGGACTGGCGCAAGGCCGCGCTCGCGCGGGAGTTCCACTCCGTCGTGAGCGTGCCGCTGGCCTTCGAGGAGTACTTCTACGGCGTGCTCACGGTGTACGCGTCGGAACCGGACGACTTCGGCGATCTCGAACGCGAGGTGTTCGCCGAGCTCGGCGAGAACATCGCCCACTCGATCAGCGCCGTCGAGACCCAGCGGGCGCTGCACACCGACCAGCGGGTCGAACTCTCCCTGTCGTTCGACGCGGGCGACGACGTGCTCGGTCGACTGGCTCGCACGGCCGACTGCAGCGTCGCCTTCGAGGGGCTGGCCACCGACTCCGAGTCGGAGACCGGCCTGTTCCTCACCACCGCGGGCGCGTCCGTCGAGTCGGTGACCGACGCGCTGGACGCGCTCGTCTCCGTCGGTGACTACCGGCTGGTCGGCGAGCCCGCGGTCGACGGCGACGGGGCGGACGGAGGGGCCGACGCCGAGACGAGCGCGCTGTTCGAGGTGACCGTCGACGGCGACTCCCTCCCCGCGGCGCTCGTTCGCCACGGGGCCGACCCGCGGTCGCTCCGGGCCGATCCCGACGGGATCGAGGCGGTCGTCGACGTGTCGGCGGCGACGGAGGTACGGGCGTTCGTCGAGATGCTCGGCGAGACCCATCCCGGCGTCGAACTGACGAGCCGGCGGACCGTCGACCGCTCCGACGACCGCGAGCGCCGGGCCGGCTCGGCGTTCGAGGCGCTGACCGACCGCCAGCTGGAGGTGCTGCGGACGGCCTACTACGCCGGCTTCTTCGAGTGGCCCCGCACCTCTACCGGCGAGGACGTGGCCGAGATGCTCGACGTGAGCCAGCCCACCGTCAACCGCCACCTCCGCGTCGGCCAGCAGCGCCTGCTCGACCGGCTGTTCGACGAGCACACCGTCGCCGCCGACGCCGACTGA
- a CDS encoding class I SAM-dependent methyltransferase, whose translation MSDDSLGSPAEDASNEWDPEAYDDDTGFVHEYGGSVVELLDPRPGETVLDLGCGTGHLTADIAERVGGSGVAVGVDASAEMVERARETYPERRFVVADAREYAPDRPFDAVFSNAALHWIPREDQPAVAERVAALLEPGGRFVAELGGTGNVSTVVDATLAEVRERGHEADHPWYFPTVGEHAAVLESAGFEVRLARLFDRPTELAGGREGLANWLDVFGDSLFADLDDAETDAVVSAVEDRLRDDLFDADTGTWTADYRRLRFVAVRE comes from the coding sequence ATGTCCGACGACTCGCTCGGGAGTCCGGCCGAGGACGCCAGCAACGAGTGGGACCCCGAGGCCTACGACGACGACACCGGCTTCGTCCACGAGTACGGCGGCTCCGTCGTCGAGTTGCTCGACCCGCGACCCGGTGAGACCGTCCTCGACCTGGGTTGCGGGACCGGCCACCTCACCGCCGACATCGCCGAGCGCGTCGGCGGGTCGGGCGTCGCGGTCGGCGTCGACGCCTCGGCCGAGATGGTCGAACGGGCCCGGGAGACCTACCCCGAGCGCCGGTTCGTCGTCGCCGACGCCCGCGAGTACGCGCCCGACCGGCCGTTCGACGCCGTCTTCTCCAACGCCGCGCTGCACTGGATCCCCCGCGAGGACCAGCCCGCCGTCGCCGAGCGCGTCGCGGCTCTGCTGGAGCCGGGCGGCCGGTTCGTCGCCGAGCTGGGCGGGACGGGGAACGTGAGCACAGTCGTCGACGCGACGCTCGCGGAAGTTCGCGAGCGCGGCCACGAGGCCGACCACCCGTGGTACTTCCCAACCGTGGGCGAGCACGCAGCCGTGCTGGAGTCGGCCGGCTTCGAGGTGCGGCTCGCGCGGCTGTTCGACCGCCCGACCGAACTTGCGGGGGGCCGCGAGGGGCTTGCGAACTGGCTCGACGTGTTCGGCGACTCGCTCTTTGCGGATCTGGACGACGCGGAGACGGACGCGGTCGTCTCGGCCGTCGAGGACCGCCTGCGCGACGACCTGTTCGACGCCGACACCGGAACGTGGACCGCCGACTACCGCCGGCTGCGGTTCGTCGCCGTCCGCGAGTAG
- a CDS encoding VOC family protein, producing MSTEDQDRGPRMELTTVYVGVEDMGRALDFYESLFGTAPAQVDERFSTFAFDGVDFGLYDASADGGSVEFGDNCVPNFEVEDVDAAFERVSELAPEVVHGIVDTDGYRCFHVRDTEGNVVEIFGVDSK from the coding sequence ATGTCGACCGAAGACCAGGACCGTGGACCGCGGATGGAGCTGACGACCGTCTACGTCGGTGTCGAGGACATGGGCCGGGCACTCGACTTTTACGAGTCGCTGTTCGGGACGGCGCCCGCGCAGGTCGACGAGCGGTTCTCGACGTTCGCGTTCGACGGCGTCGACTTCGGGCTCTACGACGCGAGCGCCGACGGCGGGTCCGTCGAGTTCGGCGACAACTGCGTCCCGAACTTCGAGGTCGAAGACGTGGACGCGGCGTTCGAGCGGGTCTCCGAGCTGGCGCCCGAGGTCGTCCACGGGATCGTCGATACCGACGGCTACCGCTGTTTCCACGTCCGCGACACGGAGGGAAACGTCGTCGAGATCTTCGGCGTCGACTCGAAGTGA